The proteins below come from a single Mesobacillus jeotgali genomic window:
- a CDS encoding DUF4083 family protein, with translation MNIGDLLFQVISFIFMIGIVAAVFYAVRSLIIKQPDNQKSMEQKLDRIIELLEKDNKE, from the coding sequence TTGAACATAGGGGATTTACTATTTCAGGTTATTTCTTTCATTTTCATGATAGGTATTGTAGCGGCTGTTTTTTATGCTGTCAGGTCACTTATAATAAAGCAGCCGGACAATCAGAAGAGCATGGAACAAAAACTTGACCGAATAATTGAGCTGCTGGAGAAGGACAATAAAGAGTAA
- a CDS encoding nucleotidyltransferase domain-containing protein: MKEIILKSLAKIEEDYDVKILYAVESGSRAWEFPSKDSDYDVRFIYVHKKEDYLTIDQMGIGKKRDVIELPINDLLDITGWELTKALKLFRKSNPPLMEWLRSGIVYYQAFSTIDQMKELSKEVFAPNSCLHHYLNMASNNFREYLQGDQVKIKKYFYVLRPVLAAKWIEKYNEFPPLEFPALLEDLLPEGELKKEIHTLLQRKISGDELDYEPKIEVINEFLNEEIARLKEYTSTLNVELPDFTPQLDQLFRNTLEEVWV; this comes from the coding sequence GTGAAAGAAATTATTTTAAAATCCCTGGCAAAAATAGAAGAAGATTATGATGTGAAAATTCTTTATGCTGTTGAATCCGGCAGCAGGGCATGGGAGTTTCCGTCGAAGGACAGTGATTATGACGTCCGATTCATCTATGTACATAAAAAAGAAGATTATCTGACGATTGACCAGATGGGCATCGGCAAGAAAAGAGATGTGATTGAATTGCCGATTAACGATTTGCTGGATATAACAGGCTGGGAACTGACCAAAGCCCTGAAATTATTCAGAAAATCGAATCCGCCGCTGATGGAATGGCTGCGTTCAGGAATCGTATACTATCAGGCTTTTTCGACCATTGACCAGATGAAGGAGCTCAGCAAAGAAGTTTTTGCGCCGAACTCCTGTCTGCATCATTATTTGAATATGGCGAGCAATAATTTCAGGGAGTACCTGCAGGGAGATCAAGTCAAAATCAAGAAATACTTTTATGTCCTAAGGCCAGTTCTGGCTGCAAAATGGATCGAGAAATACAATGAGTTTCCGCCGCTTGAATTTCCAGCGTTATTAGAGGACCTGCTTCCGGAAGGTGAATTGAAGAAAGAGATTCACACCTTGCTGCAAAGGAAAATCAGCGGTGATGAACTGGATTATGAACCGAAAATTGAAGTCATCAACGAATTCCTGAACGAGGAGATTGCACGCCTGAAAGAATATACCTCAACACTGAATGTTGAATTGCCAGATTTCACACCTCAGCTTGACCAGCTTTTCAGAAATACGTTGGAAGAAGTGTGGGTTTAG
- a CDS encoding DUF4256 domain-containing protein has product MSKGNKELTRERQEELLGTLSARFEKNMVRHEGLEWAEVQAKLESNHEKLWSLNEMEATGGEPDVVGLDSETGEYIFFDCSSESPKGRRSVCYDREALEARKKHKPENSVMDMANAMGIELLTEEQYRELQKLGNFDLKTSSWVQTPENIRKLGGALFCDRRYDTVFVYHNGADSYYGARGFRGSLRV; this is encoded by the coding sequence ATGTCAAAAGGAAATAAAGAACTGACGAGAGAACGGCAGGAAGAACTGCTAGGGACGTTGAGCGCCCGTTTTGAGAAAAATATGGTCCGTCATGAAGGCCTTGAATGGGCTGAAGTCCAGGCTAAGCTCGAGAGCAATCATGAAAAATTGTGGTCGCTCAATGAAATGGAAGCAACTGGCGGAGAGCCGGATGTCGTTGGCCTTGATTCAGAGACTGGTGAGTACATTTTTTTTGATTGTTCGTCGGAAAGCCCTAAAGGCCGCAGAAGTGTTTGTTACGACCGTGAAGCGCTGGAGGCGAGGAAAAAACACAAGCCGGAAAATAGCGTGATGGATATGGCAAATGCGATGGGCATTGAGCTTTTAACGGAGGAACAATATCGCGAGCTGCAGAAGCTTGGGAATTTTGACTTGAAAACGTCCAGCTGGGTGCAGACACCTGAGAATATCAGAAAGCTTGGCGGGGCGCTCTTTTGTGACCGCCGCTACGATACGGTCTTTGTCTATCACAATGGGGCCGATTCCTACTATGGAGCAAGAGGATTCCGTGGGTCGCTAAGGGTATAG
- a CDS encoding Ig-like domain-containing protein produces MLKKDRGKWDREIECIKETLDSLIELVNEHEERIGQLENYRPPSEDCGNGELIAQLRASLNQRIQLILPASPPGARRPNITGRLIEVTDEIARMQISSEHEEPGEAPLVGVYQIRDIIGFVPATEGGCEEDDPLTEPLQNLIGRRLEVYTSSQAEPVTGVLVEVTDSLIRLEVDNDQGGTDIVTLRTSEITRYVDRGRPDPGTEPGQVILSVTVLWPKGVPHPDEVNVSLIREDVITVVRTVNGVATFATDPSGDVAIRGEDIPGFITPAKQIRLIGRQKFVTETLEYVASDIPVAGIRIDSEPLVLLVGEQGQLTATILPENANNQGISWESSNTAVATVNDQGVVTATSEGTAIITAISDEGGFTASTSVTVSSIQTIIDPQPITAVRGQVVVLPETVSVVLSNGSTMNVPVSWQAASGDLVGTTFVIPLDPAASYTLIGEVENTNLTAELLISVDPIPEPAVPVTGVSVQPATSTLFVGSTLQLTATVSPENATTKDVIWSSSDTNVANVSETGLVTAISPGFAVITAETVDGSFTAFAQLTVSAVPEIELIYPTQEVFTSAQEVMINVENLVEYTPILVPTTYYVRVEQSGSNRILGEGQVIIGPETTAFNLYTATLFQTTQNFSARYFVSMSTDPDFPPEEDLTLRTNFTIGTAVPTVPEDNINVTKEIIGGPRDGQPGNITFILARELSGIDIADLSWEDYWDSTTGQFTDEVKMIGMTNEEGIVIWEEPRETLKLGGYVLLEVTPPGYVDNLNLINPESEDGSLMKEVRLSRNAVINRNVINTYVGEG; encoded by the coding sequence TTGCTAAAAAAAGATAGAGGAAAATGGGATCGTGAAATTGAGTGTATAAAAGAAACACTCGATAGTTTAATTGAACTTGTTAATGAGCACGAGGAGAGAATCGGTCAGCTGGAAAATTATCGCCCGCCCTCAGAAGATTGCGGAAATGGAGAATTAATCGCGCAATTAAGAGCCTCACTCAATCAAAGAATCCAATTAATCCTCCCTGCAAGTCCCCCTGGAGCAAGGAGACCCAATATAACTGGAAGACTGATTGAGGTAACAGATGAAATTGCCAGAATGCAAATTTCATCGGAACATGAAGAACCAGGAGAGGCACCATTGGTTGGCGTTTATCAGATAAGAGATATTATCGGCTTTGTACCTGCTACAGAAGGCGGATGCGAAGAAGATGACCCACTTACTGAGCCACTGCAGAACCTTATTGGAAGGCGGTTGGAAGTTTACACTTCCTCTCAGGCCGAACCAGTCACAGGAGTTTTAGTAGAAGTTACAGATAGTTTAATAAGACTCGAGGTTGACAATGACCAGGGTGGGACGGATATTGTCACGTTGAGAACAAGTGAAATAACTAGGTATGTAGATCGAGGCAGGCCTGATCCTGGCACAGAACCTGGGCAGGTCATTCTTTCAGTCACTGTCTTATGGCCTAAGGGTGTCCCTCATCCTGATGAAGTCAATGTATCTTTAATAAGAGAAGATGTGATCACGGTCGTCCGCACCGTTAATGGAGTTGCTACCTTTGCAACCGATCCGAGTGGGGATGTGGCTATTAGAGGAGAAGACATTCCAGGGTTTATCACACCAGCTAAACAAATCCGTTTAATCGGAAGACAAAAATTTGTGACAGAAACACTGGAGTATGTAGCAAGCGATATACCTGTCGCAGGAATAAGGATTGATTCCGAACCATTGGTACTGCTCGTTGGTGAACAAGGACAATTAACCGCAACCATACTTCCTGAAAACGCCAATAACCAGGGAATCTCCTGGGAAAGCAGTAATACAGCTGTAGCTACTGTCAATGATCAGGGGGTGGTGACAGCTACCTCTGAAGGGACAGCGATCATCACTGCTATCAGTGATGAGGGAGGATTTACAGCTTCAACTTCTGTAACAGTCTCTAGTATTCAGACTATAATAGATCCCCAGCCAATTACCGCTGTCAGGGGGCAAGTTGTAGTTCTTCCTGAAACCGTTTCAGTCGTGTTGAGCAATGGCTCAACCATGAACGTGCCGGTATCCTGGCAAGCAGCCTCAGGAGATCTGGTCGGAACAACATTTGTCATCCCATTGGATCCAGCTGCTTCCTATACATTGATTGGAGAAGTGGAAAATACAAATTTAACGGCTGAGTTACTTATCTCAGTCGACCCAATACCAGAACCAGCAGTTCCAGTAACCGGAGTCAGCGTCCAACCGGCAACATCGACTCTTTTTGTCGGCAGTACCCTGCAATTAACCGCAACTGTGTCGCCTGAAAACGCGACAACTAAAGATGTGATTTGGAGTTCATCAGACACGAATGTTGCCAACGTGTCAGAAACAGGATTGGTTACGGCTATTTCACCAGGTTTTGCAGTAATTACCGCTGAAACAGTTGATGGCAGCTTTACTGCGTTTGCACAATTAACAGTTTCTGCTGTTCCAGAAATCGAATTAATCTACCCAACTCAGGAGGTTTTTACGAGCGCGCAGGAAGTTATGATTAACGTCGAGAATCTGGTCGAATACACCCCAATCCTTGTACCAACCACCTATTATGTGCGGGTAGAACAATCAGGAAGCAACCGCATCCTTGGTGAAGGGCAAGTCATCATTGGCCCGGAGACAACAGCATTCAATTTATATACAGCGACACTTTTCCAGACAACGCAAAATTTTAGTGCTAGATACTTTGTCTCTATGAGTACAGACCCTGATTTTCCGCCAGAAGAAGACCTGACATTGCGAACAAACTTCACGATTGGCACAGCCGTCCCAACAGTACCTGAAGATAATATTAACGTCACCAAAGAAATTATTGGCGGGCCAAGAGACGGTCAGCCAGGAAATATTACCTTTATCCTTGCCAGAGAGCTTTCTGGGATTGATATCGCAGATTTGTCGTGGGAAGATTATTGGGACAGCACAACAGGCCAATTCACGGATGAGGTAAAAATGATTGGAATGACCAACGAAGAAGGGATTGTCATTTGGGAAGAACCACGAGAAACTTTGAAGCTCGGGGGTTATGTGCTTTTGGAAGTAACACCGCCAGGATATGTAGATAATCTGAATTTGATTAACCCTGAATCGGAAGATGGATCGCTGATGAAGGAAGTTCGATTATCAAGAAATGCAGTGATAAATCGAAACGTCATTAACACCTATGTGGGCGAAGGGTAA
- a CDS encoding Gfo/Idh/MocA family protein, which translates to MGKFRAGIIGTGFGAKVHAPMMEHHEGFEVVAISSVSRGNVEEARKASGIENIYTDWRQMLEQEKLDLVVVASAVHLHKEMVAAVFEKGVHVVCEKPMALDVAETEEMISERDKAGRLGLINHEFRFLPARTKVKEIMESGKLGEIMHARYQCSFANYTGLISKPRGWLGQEEKGGGMLGAIGSHMTDALQWWMNSTFKEVFAQLPIHIPTQTDDHGNTEHRTADDAFQIIGSLENGATVTLELLSAARQTEHTWRLEVYGTEGTLVMLDDNKLLLSEGNSALQEVELAPALEAPSTMPQIAARYYNGFQRALDALHETLVSGEKHPYLADFEHGHATQKVLDAVRTSAREGRKIEVN; encoded by the coding sequence ATGGGAAAGTTTAGAGCAGGCATAATCGGTACAGGTTTTGGCGCGAAAGTTCATGCACCGATGATGGAACACCATGAAGGATTTGAGGTAGTGGCTATCTCCAGTGTATCAAGGGGCAATGTGGAGGAAGCTAGGAAGGCCAGCGGGATTGAAAATATCTATACCGACTGGCGTCAGATGCTTGAGCAGGAGAAGCTCGATTTAGTGGTAGTTGCTTCTGCAGTCCATTTACATAAGGAAATGGTTGCTGCCGTTTTCGAAAAAGGCGTACATGTTGTGTGTGAGAAACCAATGGCTTTGGATGTTGCCGAAACAGAAGAAATGATTTCAGAAAGAGACAAGGCTGGTAGGCTTGGACTGATCAACCACGAGTTCCGGTTCCTTCCGGCTCGTACAAAGGTAAAAGAAATCATGGAGAGCGGAAAACTCGGTGAGATAATGCATGCCCGATACCAGTGCTCCTTTGCGAATTATACCGGCTTAATTTCAAAACCTCGCGGCTGGCTTGGCCAAGAGGAAAAGGGCGGCGGAATGCTAGGCGCGATCGGCTCCCATATGACCGACGCCCTTCAATGGTGGATGAACAGCACCTTTAAGGAAGTGTTTGCCCAGTTGCCCATTCATATCCCTACTCAAACTGATGACCACGGGAATACTGAACATCGAACAGCGGACGATGCTTTCCAGATTATTGGTTCTTTGGAAAACGGGGCTACAGTTACACTTGAACTCCTCTCTGCAGCACGCCAAACTGAGCACACCTGGCGCCTTGAGGTTTACGGTACAGAAGGCACACTTGTGATGCTGGATGACAACAAACTCCTGCTTTCTGAAGGGAATTCAGCACTTCAAGAAGTCGAGCTGGCACCCGCTCTTGAAGCACCTTCAACTATGCCGCAGATTGCAGCACGCTATTATAATGGCTTCCAAAGGGCTTTGGATGCGCTCCACGAAACACTGGTTTCTGGCGAAAAGCATCCTTATCTAGCAGATTTCGAGCATGGACATGCCACTCAAAAAGTATTGGACGCAGTCAGGACCTCTGCTCGTGAAGGCCGAAAAATAG
- the pepF gene encoding oligoendopeptidase F, with translation MAKKSNERIKRQDVGEKQTWDLSDLFESKSDWENELKGVKEDLPEVTKYKGKLGNSAGELLQCLEAKEKLLERFNLVSMYANLRLSVDHTDSERQKDGARVSDAQSTVNSELTFVETEIIKLPEGKVEQFLEEEPGLDPFKMYLRNLQERKPHALGEETEETLAALGSLFSSPYNIYNRGKLSDMQFDPFIDEEGNEIPLSFALYSGKYVSSPSAAVRRNSYESFNKTLNQYKHTFAATYATQVNQEVAMAKLRNYDSATDMLLHDQQVTREMYDNQLDIIQEELAPHMRRYAKLKKRVLGLDKMTNADLKAPLDPEYKIETSYDEAAETVQEALEIMGPEYSEMIKTALSERWVDYADNVGKSTGAFCSSPYGAHPYILMTWPDTMRGAFTLAHELGHAGHFYLAGKNQRMVNTRPSRYFIEAPSTMNEMLLGNHLLSNTEDKRKRRWVILQLLGTYYHNFVTHLLEGELQRRVYKLAEDGEPLTADLLSRLKREVLENFWGDSVEMDEGAGLTWMHQPHYYMGLYPYTYSAGLTVSTLVSRRILDEGKPAVENWLDVLRAGGTLKPLDLIKKAGVDMSEPEPIREAVTYVGELITELEESFEE, from the coding sequence ATGGCGAAAAAATCAAATGAGCGGATAAAAAGACAGGATGTCGGTGAAAAGCAGACCTGGGATTTAAGTGATCTTTTTGAATCGAAGAGTGATTGGGAAAACGAGCTGAAGGGTGTCAAGGAGGATTTGCCGGAAGTCACTAAATATAAGGGGAAGCTTGGCAATAGTGCAGGCGAGCTGCTCCAATGCCTTGAGGCGAAGGAGAAGCTGTTGGAGCGTTTTAACCTTGTTTCGATGTATGCCAATCTGCGGCTATCAGTCGACCATACCGATTCGGAAAGGCAGAAGGATGGTGCCAGGGTAAGCGATGCTCAATCGACTGTCAATTCAGAGCTTACGTTCGTAGAAACAGAAATCATCAAGCTTCCTGAAGGAAAAGTAGAACAATTTTTAGAAGAAGAGCCAGGATTGGATCCCTTCAAAATGTACTTGAGGAATTTACAGGAGCGCAAGCCTCACGCACTCGGAGAGGAAACAGAGGAAACGCTCGCTGCTCTTGGGTCACTGTTCAGTTCTCCGTACAATATTTACAACCGGGGGAAATTGTCTGACATGCAGTTTGATCCGTTTATCGATGAAGAGGGAAATGAAATTCCTCTTTCTTTTGCTCTTTATTCAGGCAAATACGTGTCTTCGCCGTCGGCAGCTGTGCGCCGCAACTCTTATGAATCTTTTAACAAGACATTGAACCAATATAAGCACACATTTGCAGCCACATATGCCACCCAGGTGAATCAGGAGGTGGCGATGGCTAAGCTTAGGAATTATGACTCTGCCACCGATATGCTTCTGCATGATCAGCAGGTCACCAGGGAGATGTATGATAACCAGCTGGACATCATCCAGGAAGAGCTGGCTCCGCATATGAGGCGTTATGCTAAATTGAAAAAACGCGTCTTAGGTCTGGATAAGATGACGAATGCGGACCTTAAAGCGCCGCTGGATCCAGAGTATAAAATAGAGACCAGCTATGACGAGGCAGCTGAAACGGTCCAGGAAGCACTCGAAATCATGGGGCCGGAGTACAGCGAAATGATCAAGACGGCGCTGTCCGAGAGATGGGTTGATTATGCTGACAATGTCGGGAAGAGCACGGGTGCTTTTTGCTCGAGTCCATATGGAGCGCATCCATACATCCTGATGACCTGGCCGGATACGATGCGCGGTGCGTTCACGCTTGCTCATGAATTGGGTCATGCCGGACACTTTTACTTGGCAGGAAAGAATCAGAGAATGGTTAATACCCGGCCGTCGAGATATTTTATCGAGGCACCATCGACGATGAATGAGATGCTGCTCGGAAACCACTTGTTGTCGAATACGGAGGACAAGCGGAAAAGGCGCTGGGTCATTCTCCAGCTATTGGGGACGTACTATCATAATTTTGTCACCCATCTGCTTGAAGGAGAACTTCAGCGCAGGGTTTACAAACTGGCCGAAGATGGCGAGCCGTTGACCGCTGACTTATTGTCGAGGTTAAAGCGGGAGGTCCTTGAAAACTTCTGGGGAGATTCCGTTGAAATGGATGAAGGAGCAGGACTGACCTGGATGCACCAGCCGCACTATTACATGGGCTTGTATCCATATACGTATTCAGCAGGATTAACAGTCTCGACGCTGGTTTCAAGGCGAATCCTTGACGAGGGCAAGCCGGCAGTGGAAAACTGGCTCGACGTATTGAGGGCCGGCGGGACACTGAAGCCACTAGACTTAATTAAAAAAGCTGGAGTCGATATGTCTGAGCCAGAACCAATCCGCGAAGCAGTCACCTACGTCGGTGAACTGATCACAGAGCTGGAAGAAAGTTTTGAAGAGTAA
- a CDS encoding N-acetylmuramoyl-L-alanine amidase, which yields MKLYLDPGHGGSDSGAQGNGLLEKDLTLDIALKIRSILENNYENIDVRMSRTSDITKNLSQRTDEANAWGADFYLSIHINSFNGSASGYEDYIHSSLSDNSATARYRDIIHSEVMKLNQLDDRGKKKADFHVLRESKMDAMLSENGFIDNAQDAELMKQESWRRNVAQGHANGIAKAFNLTATGTPTRGDAAFKVIAGSFQQRVNAERRVAELDSKGIESYVAETALSGQTWYRVQAGAFSNRENAETRVNEIESQGIDAFITTE from the coding sequence ATGAAACTTTATTTAGATCCAGGCCATGGCGGCTCGGATTCTGGAGCGCAGGGAAATGGTCTATTGGAGAAAGATTTGACCCTGGATATCGCGCTTAAAATCCGCTCCATCCTTGAGAATAACTATGAAAATATTGATGTAAGGATGAGTCGGACAAGCGATATAACGAAAAATTTGAGCCAGAGGACGGATGAGGCCAACGCCTGGGGCGCTGACTTTTATTTGTCAATCCACATCAATTCCTTCAACGGCTCTGCCAGTGGATACGAGGATTATATACACAGCAGCTTATCGGATAATTCAGCAACCGCTAGATACCGTGATATCATCCACAGTGAAGTGATGAAGCTGAATCAGCTCGATGACCGCGGTAAGAAAAAAGCCGATTTCCATGTACTTCGCGAATCCAAAATGGATGCGATGCTATCCGAGAACGGCTTTATCGACAATGCCCAGGACGCAGAGCTTATGAAGCAGGAATCCTGGCGGCGCAATGTGGCACAAGGACATGCGAATGGCATTGCAAAAGCGTTCAACCTTACAGCGACTGGAACGCCAACTCGCGGGGACGCTGCCTTTAAAGTCATCGCTGGTTCCTTCCAGCAGAGAGTGAATGCCGAGCGGCGAGTGGCAGAACTGGACTCCAAAGGGATTGAAAGCTATGTAGCAGAAACCGCTCTCTCCGGCCAGACCTGGTATCGGGTACAAGCCGGTGCTTTTTCAAACCGTGAAAATGCCGAAACTCGCGTCAATGAAATCGAGAGCCAGGGTATTGATGCATTTATCACTACCGAATAA
- a CDS encoding SDR family oxidoreductase, whose product MAKTIFITGAGSGLGRGASLGLAKKGHRVIATTELTSQKTDLMREAEDQGLDMEVFKLDITNERDREQIKEYDFDVFVANAAINEGGPLAEVPMDRIRALFEVNVFSTLETVQIAARKLVDKGSGKIIFMSSMAGISATPYVGPYTATKHAVEGIAQTMKSELEKHNVKVATINPGAFETGFNKRAAEEKWKWYDEEKNFTRKEDMEKQEEGLKNQFDPEDMIAKMVEIIPADQHKFRNVYPEETEKQLKKTQEERWTMEI is encoded by the coding sequence ATGGCTAAAACGATTTTTATAACAGGCGCCGGGAGCGGGCTTGGCCGCGGGGCTTCACTAGGGCTTGCGAAAAAAGGACACCGGGTGATTGCGACGACTGAGCTGACTTCGCAAAAGACGGATCTGATGCGGGAGGCCGAGGATCAGGGACTTGATATGGAAGTATTCAAGCTTGATATAACGAATGAGCGGGATCGTGAGCAAATCAAGGAGTATGATTTTGATGTGTTTGTTGCGAATGCAGCGATCAATGAAGGCGGTCCGCTGGCTGAGGTGCCGATGGACCGGATCCGTGCGCTTTTTGAAGTGAATGTATTCTCTACGCTGGAAACTGTGCAAATCGCGGCTCGAAAGCTAGTAGATAAGGGAAGCGGAAAAATCATCTTCATGAGCTCGATGGCAGGTATTTCAGCGACACCGTATGTCGGGCCATATACGGCTACGAAGCATGCGGTTGAGGGGATCGCCCAAACAATGAAGTCGGAGTTGGAAAAGCACAATGTAAAAGTGGCGACGATTAACCCGGGCGCATTCGAAACAGGATTCAACAAGCGGGCGGCTGAGGAAAAGTGGAAATGGTACGATGAGGAGAAGAATTTTACCCGGAAAGAGGACATGGAAAAGCAGGAGGAAGGATTAAAGAACCAATTCGATCCTGAGGATATGATTGCGAAAATGGTAGAAATCATCCCTGCCGATCAACATAAGTTCCGGAATGTTTACCCGGAGGAGACGGAAAAGCAGCTGAAAAAGACGCAAGAAGAAAGATGGACGATGGAAATCTAG
- a CDS encoding NADP-dependent oxidoreductase — MQKQIQLKKRPTGVPTYDHFEFVEVPIEKPAKGEILLQTIYISVDPYLRGRMNDTKSYIPPFKLNEAISSGVIGKVVESQSDLFEVGDFVIGSLGWQEFSIAKENTVRKIDPNLAPVSAYLSVLGMTGLTAYFGLLDIGKPKAGETVVVSGAAGAVGSIVGQIAKIKGARVVGIAGTAEKVRYLLDDLGFDAAINYNTQDVSSSLKEACLDGIDVYFENVGGEISDAIFPLLNNFARIPVCGAISAYNQSEPDVGPRVQGYLIKTSSLMQGFTVGNYSSRFGEGAKELASWLLEGKLKYEETVTEGFENTIEAFLDLFKGANLGKAIVKVADSDK, encoded by the coding sequence ATTCAAAAGCAAATACAGCTAAAAAAGAGACCAACCGGAGTTCCTACATATGACCATTTTGAATTTGTAGAAGTACCTATAGAAAAACCGGCAAAAGGAGAAATACTTTTGCAGACTATTTATATTTCGGTTGATCCTTATTTACGCGGGCGCATGAATGACACCAAATCCTATATCCCGCCGTTCAAATTGAACGAGGCTATTTCAAGCGGCGTAATCGGAAAAGTGGTTGAGTCCCAGTCAGATCTTTTTGAAGTGGGCGATTTCGTTATTGGCTCATTAGGCTGGCAGGAGTTCTCCATCGCAAAAGAAAATACGGTCCGTAAAATCGACCCGAATCTGGCACCAGTATCGGCATACTTAAGTGTATTAGGCATGACTGGTCTTACAGCATATTTCGGTTTATTAGATATCGGCAAGCCAAAAGCAGGTGAAACTGTCGTTGTTTCCGGTGCGGCGGGAGCTGTCGGTTCTATTGTGGGTCAAATTGCAAAAATCAAAGGTGCAAGGGTAGTTGGTATTGCTGGCACCGCTGAGAAGGTACGTTATCTTCTAGATGATCTTGGATTTGATGCAGCAATAAACTACAATACACAGGATGTAAGCTCCTCTCTAAAAGAGGCATGTCTTGATGGAATCGATGTCTATTTTGAGAACGTCGGCGGAGAGATTTCCGATGCGATTTTCCCTCTTTTGAACAACTTCGCGAGGATTCCTGTCTGCGGAGCGATCTCAGCGTATAACCAGTCAGAGCCAGATGTAGGACCTCGTGTACAGGGTTACTTAATTAAGACTAGTTCTTTGATGCAAGGGTTCACAGTCGGAAACTACTCGTCCCGCTTTGGCGAAGGTGCCAAAGAATTGGCGAGCTGGCTTTTGGAAGGTAAATTGAAGTATGAAGAAACGGTTACAGAAGGCTTTGAGAATACAATTGAAGCATTTTTGGATTTGTTTAAAGGGGCAAATCTCGGAAAAGCGATCGTTAAAGTTGCAGATTCTGATAAATAA